A segment of the Pseudoalteromonas sp. DL-6 genome:
TTTTGAGGCTAAGCTCGCAATGACCTCATTAGCATTCATATTTGAGCTAGTACCTGAGCCAGTTTGAAAAATATCAACGGGGAAATGCTCATAATGCTTTCCATCAATAATTTCTTGGCAGGCGTGGTCGATCGCATTTGCTTTCGTTTTATCTAAATGGCCTAGTTTTAAATTGGTTATTGCAGCGGCTTGTTTGATATACGCTAAGGCAATAATAAATTGCTGCGGCATTGTGAGGCTGCTAATTGTAAAGTTATTTATGGCGCGTTGGGTTTGTGCTTTATAAAGTGCGTCAGCGGGTACGTTGAGTGTGCCCATGCTATCTGATTCTGTTCTAAAGTTACTCATTAGTACTCCTATAAAAGAGAATATATGACAATTAACTACGCTATATAAAAAGATATGGTGCTGTTGTTGCTATTTACAACGGTATAGCTAAAAAGTAGAGGGCGTCAAGGTAAGCTAATGATGGAACTAAAAATAAAAAGTCGACTTAAACGGATTTTAAGTCGACTTAAATAATGTCTTTATATAAACAGCCGGTTATAAGGCTCAACAGAATTTTAATTGTAGCCAAGAATAAATATTTGGTCTGTTTCATGTTTGTTTTGTGCCTTTTGAGTATTTTTTACATGAGAGAGTAAATCGATTGCCGTTGCTCTACAATCTGTTTCATAACTCGTTTTATCTAGGCTTTTGTCTGCAACAGCCATTACAGCGTCTACAGCGGAATAGGTTGAAATATACATAATGTTATCCTTTATTAGTTAGTACTCATTAAGTGAGTAGTTTAATAAAAGCATATAGCGTACCAGCTCGGTAAAAATAATTTAACGTATTGAAATTAAAGTTATTTTATTATTTTGGTTAATTTAATCACGACAGAATAGCTGAAATTTGTTTTACTATTGTGCATTCATTTGCAATTTAGGTGCACCAGCATGAGCAAACCGTTTTCACAAGCCTGCGAAAATAATAAAAATCATATACTTAAGGCTTTGCAGCCTGCATTGCAAAATGCAGTATCAGTACTTGAGATAGGCTCTGGGACGGGTCAGCATAGCGTTTTCTTTGCCAAAAAATTGCCATATTTACAATGGTATACCAGTGACCGAGAGGTTAATCATCAAGGAATAAAGTTATGGCATGATGAGGTGCAACTGGCAAATTTGCATCCGCCTTTATTACTTGACCTAAACGATCCTTGGCCAGTAAATAAAGTGGATGCAATTTATACTGCCAATACCTTTCATATAGTGAGCTGGGAGTTAATCACGCGTTTTTTTGCTGGAGTAAATCAGCACTTAAATCAGCAAGGGGTGGTGTGTATATATGGCCCTTTCAAATATAAAGGAGAATTTACCAGCCCCAGTAATGATGAATTTAACAGTTTACTGCAAAGTCGCGATCCACTTAGTGGTATCCGTGATTTCGAAGCGATTGAGCAACTTGCAGTGCAATCAGGGCTTAAGTTACTCAGCGATACGGCGATGCCTGCAAATAATCAGTTACTCATTTTTAAACGGCAATAAAGTGCTGCATTGTTGTTTGTAAATGTCGATATGTTGGCATTCGCGTTCTAAGTAATCTGCAATGGCATTATTAAAATCGGGGTGAACAATGTGATGGGCAGAGTAAGTGGTTATCGGTTGGAAACCACGTGCTATTTTATGCTCTCCTTGTGCACCGGCATTAAAGCACTGAATGTTATGCTTAATAGCATAATCAATCCCTTGGTAATAACACAGCTCAAAGTGAAGCGAATCTATCTCCTCACTAGCGCCCCAATAGCGGCCGTAAAGGGTATTGTCACCAATTAAGCTTAAGGTGGCGGCAATGACGTGTTGGTCTCTTTTGGCTAGCATAATGAGCAATTTGTCAGCCATTAAGGCGTGTAGCAAGCTAAAAAACTCACTGTTTAAGTAGCCTAAATGGCCCGAACGTTTTAAATAAGTGCGTTGATAAAACTCACAAAAAAGCTGCATTGTAGCGGTAGTAATTTGCTCGCCTTTGAGCCATTCAATACTGATATTCTGTTGTGTAATTTTAGCACGCTCTTTTTTAACGGCTTTACGCTTACGGGCATTAAAGGTTTTTAAAAAATCGTCAAAATCTTTAAAGTTATTATTAAACCATTGAAACTGCACGCCGGTTCTTCGCATTGCGCCGGTATCATAAAGGTGGATGGCTTGTGCTTTATCGCAAAAGTTTACATGCCAGCCTGACCATGTCTGTTCTGCGCAGTGGCTATTAAGTTGCTCTGTTATGTACTTATACACTAGCTTTGGATTGCTATGCATAATACCTATTCTTTGTCCCTCAATCGGGCTAAAAGGAATACCGCACAGCCATTTAGGGTAATAATCTAAGCCATTTTTTTCATAAGCTTCAGCCCATGCCCAGTCAAATACATATTCACCGTAGGAGTGCGCTTTTAAGTAGCCTGGGGCAAGCGCAATGAGTTTATCACCATCATAAACGGCTAAGTGATGAGGCTGCCAACCTGCTTTTGCGCTTACACATTGGCTTTGCTCAAGTGCGTATAAAAAAGCATGTTGAGTAAAAGGATCATCGCCAAAAAATTGATGCCATTGTGTTGCGTCAACCTGGTTGATGCTATTAAACCATTGGTGAGAAAAGTGGCTCATAATACTTTGCCTACTATTATTGAAAGTGTGTTATTTGCTAATTTTTATATGAATGCGGCAGCCATTTTCGGTTTTCTATTGTGGATAAAACCTTATGGTTCATCCTGCTCTATATATTGAGATAAACATTGTGTGAGCTTATCGAGTTCGAGAGGTTTTGCAAGATGTTCGTTAAAACCAATTGCGAAGGCATTGGCTTTATCTTCTGGCATTACATCAGCGGTTAAGGCGATCACTGGTAATTGTTCAGCACTTTTAGTTTTCCGTATCAATGCTGTGGCCTGATAACCATCCATAACTGGCATTTGGCAATCCATTAACACTAAATCGAAGTCATGTATTTTAACTTGTTCTACTGCCAACTCTCCATTTTCAACTAATGTTGGGGTGATCCCCAAAGAGCTAAGCATTGCTTTTATCACTAATTGATTGACGCTGTTATCTTCTGCAACCAGTATTTTTAGTTTACTTAAATCAACATGCTGCTGCGTGTGTTTCGTCGTTACTTGTTGCGCATCACAGGTATTTAACTCTACAGACAGGGTAAAGGTTGAGCCCTTACCTGACTCACTTTGTACGCTGATATCTCCAGACATTAATAAGCTAAGTTCTTTTGCGATTGCTAAGCCAAGCCCTGTACCACCAAATTTACGCGATGTTGAGCTATCAGCTTGGGTGAATGCATCAAATAATGTACTTTGCTCTGAGGCGGAAATACCGATACCCGAGTCCTTAATAGCAAGGATGACTTGTCTACGTTTATCGCTAATCTCTTTGCTGTATGCGCTAATACTTACTTCACCTTCGTAGGTAAACTTTATGGCGTTGCTACACAGATTTAATAAAATTTGCTCAATTCGCATAACATCACCTTCAAACCAAAGATCGGTTGGTAATTGGTTATCAACTTTCCAGCTAATACCTTTTTGTTCAGCGCTTTGTTCGAACATGCTACTGATCCGAGCAAGAAGAGCATTTAAATCAAAAGGGGCGACTTCTAAAGTAAGCTTTTGTGATTCAATTTTAGAAATATCGAGTACATCATTAATTAAACTTAACAATGATTTAGACGCTAAATTAATTTTATTTAAATAACCAGTGAGGGTTTCAGGACTATCTTCACTCTTAGCTAAGGTTGAAAAGCCGATCACGGCATTAAGCGGAGTGCGAATTTCATGGCTCATATTTGCTAAAAATCGGCTTTTAGCTTGATTTGCTAAATCAGATTGTTTTTTAGCCTTAACCAGCGAGCGTGTGCGCTCTGCTACCAAGCGTGAAAGTGCGAGGTGTTGGTTATTAAACAGCATTAATATCAGTAAAATGAGTGAGCTGACAATGACCTGTAAAATAAGCAAAAATAGTGTCATGTTATTAGTTTGATGCGGTAGAAATTCATCTTTAATGGTTAAATCAACGAACCATGTTTGCCCTGCAAAATCAATTTTGATAGTTGTAAGCTTATTGCTTTTGGTTGGAACATTTTCGGTATTTGAATAAAACGGGCTGGTAGCATTAGCTTCATAAATAGCGATATTAAACATTTTATTTTGTGCTTGCGTAAGCGATTGAGCAAGTATGTTTTTCACTAAAAATACACCTGTTGCGTAACCTTTAATTGATGCAATCTCATTATTTTGTTGATACACGGGAGCAAATAATAAATACGCGGGTTCAGGTTGCTGTGTTTGAACTAATTGAATTATTTTAGTCCCTATAGGGCGAATTTTGATACGTGGGTCGAGCAAGGTTTCACGGCGATCTTTTCGAGAATTGAGATTAAAACCTATCGCTGATTGGTTTTCTGTAAAAGGGGCAATATAGGTAATAACCACCAATGGGTCATTGTTTGATAATGGTGCCCCTTTAATGCTTGGATCAAAGCTGTATGCGTTATAAATTTCATCAAGCTGTTTGTTCAAGAAACTGACCTGAGCAGGGTCAATTTTACGGTTCCATGAAAATGCTTTAATAAATGAATGCTCAGCCAATAGTTGGGCACTGTAGCTATTAAACTCTTGCCTGCTTAAAGTTGGCGTTGATTGTATTTGGCTTGCAAGGCTTTGTACGGTTATTTGGCTGAGGTTTAAATTGCTCAGTAAACTGTTTTCAATGATAGATGTTTCGCGCTTGGCAATTTGTATTGAATTTGAATAAGTCTCTTGATTATATAGCTTAGTGGTTAAGGCTACAGAGATGAATAACACCGAGCATACTGCGATAGTAGGTAATGGGGTGACATATTGTCGTTTAAATTTAGGTTGTAATAACGCCAATAAAAAGGGGGTTGCGATCAGCACGCCGAGAGAGTCACCTAGCCACCAAAAAATAACATTTTCCCAATGGTTTTCAATGCTGTAAGCGGGGTTGAATTGGCTCAAAGCATAGACGCCAATATTGGCCGATATGAGGCTAACAACAATACCGACGACAAAAATAAAATAAATTATTGATTGGCGCTTCTTTAAGTACAGTGGATGGCCTAGCCAGTACTTTAAAAGAGCAGCGCCAATCATCCCTTGCAGCACAGCGCCAAAGCCGATTAGTAACACCTGCTCTAATGTATTGCCAATTAAAACTTGATCAGTGATAACGTTATCACCGGTACTTAAATTAAAGGCGACAGAGGCAATAAATAATGCTGGGATAAAGCGCCACCACCAGATGAAACAGCCCACTAGGGCAATACCTGCAGGGAGCCATATAGGAATGACTTGTGATTGAAAGGCAAAATTAGTTAATAACTTACCAGTTATAAAGTAAGCAACCGCAAACGATATGTAAAAAACAAAAGAACTGGATGTTGAACCAAAAATCTTCACATGCATCCTTGTTAAATATTATTTTTATAGTGAAATCTCAGTATAGCGAATCGGCGGTAAATAGTATTATTTTTTAAAGTGGTAGCTGTTTTTTACTGAATGATTGCTTTAATACTACGGTTGATTCTATGTTGGCGATACAGCTTAAGCTTCCCAGTTGGTGCTTTACAAACTGCTCATAACTTTCTAAATCGTGAGAGATAATTTTTAATAAATAATCGTGGCTGCCTGAGATCACAGAACACTCAAGTACATGCGGTAGCTTTTCTACATGTTGTTCAAACTGTTGTGCGGCACTCACTGAATTTTGGCACAGTCGCACAAAAGCATAAACCAGTACATTCAGGTTGAGTGACTTAGGGTTAATAGCAGCGTGATAACCAATAATAACCTGTTCTTGCTCAAGCTTTTTGATGCGCCTTAAAGTAGGGGTATCCGATAGGTTAATGGTATTGGCTAATTCTGATACCGACATTCGAGCTTGCGATTGCAAGGCAACCAGTAGCTGCTGATCTTTATTATCTAACATGGTTGTAGAATCTTATTAATTATCTTTCTAATAATAGTGATTATTGCTAACAATGACTGCTTTTACTATTTTTTTTAGCGCTTTAACCTCTGAAGTTTTTGTTAGCATTAAAAAATAATAATAACAGGATGTAGTCATGAGTTCTTACACAGCTAAATTTGATAATTGGATTAGGTCTGAGTTTGTTGCCCTAAACTCTCAATTAGAGGAGTTGTATTGGCAGCAAGCAGATAAGGCAAATGTTGAAGGGATCGGGGATAACTTAAAGCAGACTTTGAAAGAGCAAGGTAATGCGTTGATCAGCGACTTATTAGCCGAAGGTAATACCGACGAAGGATTTGATAGCGCATTTGATTTACTTGGTAATGTAGGTTTGTTTATGGCGGCTTGTCGTAGACATGAAATTACAGAGCCAAGCAGAGAGAGTAGTTCACCGCTGATAGAAGCATCGGCGCTTGCCATGCATATTGGTGCTTCAATTGGAGTAACCCCTCGTTTTGCCACCGCACATTTAACCACCCATAATAAAGCCATTAATGGCACCTATAAACGGTTTACAAATCTTGATGATGAAACTCTGTTTTTAGATTACAACACCCAAGGTATTTTAGCGTATAAACGTGCGAGTGATGCTTTACTAAAAATATTGCCATTAGGCATTTCACATCCCGTCACGGCTGAACTACTTGAGGTTGTTAAAACGGCACTTATTGATGTAATAGCGTCGAATAATGCCTTGTATACTCAACTTGATACCGAGCGTTTTTTTAATTGTGTACGCCCATATTACAAGCCTTACAGAGTAGGGAAAGAAGCTTACCGTGGTGCAAATGCGGGAGATTTTGCCGGCATTAATGTTATCGATATGCTGCTAGGACTTTGTAGTGCCAATGAGCCGAGTTACTCGCAAATGCTGGTGGATAAGTTTTTATATATGATGCCAGAGGATCAACAAATACTGCGAGAAGCCATGCGTATGCAAAGCTTTATGGATGACTTTTTAAAAGCCGAGCAATATAAACACACAGAATGGTTTCAAAAGCACGGCAAACTATTTTTACAAGTGTGCAAATTACATGGCGACACCGCTATCGGTCATCATAATCAACTGGTCGAAAAGTTTATTGCCCAACCGTCACAGCAAATGCAACAACAGCATATTGGTAAAGTCACTGCTAGTGGGCCGCCTTTACCAGTATTACTCGATTCCTTAGCTAAATTAAGAGATAGACGTGCAGCGGCTAAGCGAGACGATATTAATACGCGGTTTAATGACTTAAATATGCTAAAACAATGGATAAATTAATATGGGTAATAATGATTTTTGTATGCCACATGGCTGCTATTTATTAAGTCACTCTGTTGGTCGTCCTCTAAAAAGTACTTTAGAAAATGCTACCGAGCATTTTTTTACTCCTTGGCAGGAAAGTGCCAAAGAGCCATGGCAGCAATGGCTACCGGCAATAGAAAAGTTTACGGGTGCATTAGGGCGGCTATTCAATGCGCCTAGTGAGCAATTTTGTCCTCAGGTTAACCTATCTAGTGGTTTAACTAAATTGCTTATGTCGCACCCCGTATTTAATAAACCACAGTGCACGGTATTAATGGCGCAGGCCGATTTTCCAAGTATGGGGTTTGTAATGCAAAAAGCACTCCCTGCATGTGCAACCATACGTTACATCCCCGAGCATGAAGATTTAAGTGATAGGCAGGTATGGCGGCGCTATTTAACTCCAGAGATTGATGGTGTGTTTGTTAGTCATGTTTATTCTAATACGGGTGTACAAGCACCTTTAAACGATATTGTGGCGCTTAGTAAAGTCACGAATACACTCTCAATAATTGATGTGGCGCAATCGGCAGGGGTTATCCCTGTCGATCTAACAGCGTTAAATGCTGACTTTATGATTGGCTCAAGTGTGAAGTGGTTATGCGGGGGGCCAGGTGCGGCCTATTTATGGGTAAATCCAAAGCAAATAACGCAATGTGAACCAAAAGATGTTGGCTGGTTTTCACATCAAAATCCATTCGAGTTTGATATTACGCATTTTCAGTATAACGCTAAAACACTCAGGTTTTGGGGTGGTACGCCTTCTATACTCCCTTATGTTATTGCTGCTAATAGCATTGAATATATTGCCCAGTTTGGAGTCGATAACGTCAGGTCGCATAATTTAGCGTTGTTAACGTTGATCCAGCAGCAGCTGGCGACTTTTTTAGTATCGCCAAACGATAAAGAACAGTGCAGTGGTACCGCTATTTTAGATTTTGCAGAGCATCAACAAACCGTATTAGCGGTATTGGAGGCAGCAAACATAAGTGTGGATGTGCGCAAACTCGGTATCCGTATTTCACCGCACATATACAATACAGCGTCAGAGATCCAAACGTTTATTGCTACGGTGAAAAAGGCAGTTAAGGCTGCTGACTAAGCTGTTGTTTTTTTTGAGTGAGTGCCGCTATTTGTTGCTGTGCTTGTTTAATTTGCGGATCAAATCGTTGTTTAAGTGCCGCAGTTTCTGTCGCAATTGCATCTGCAATCGAATCAGCGCCTAAACGATTTGCTTTATCTTGGGTCATGTAACCGACTTGCTGTTTCTTTTGCGCGTATTCCTGCTGGTATTGCTTTATTTTAAGCTCAAGCTGCACAATATCGCGCTCTATTTGTTGCATTTCTAGGTAGTCATCAACTGAGGTGTCGGTAACTGGCGTGTTTTCAGGTTTAGATGCATTGG
Coding sequences within it:
- a CDS encoding DUF938 domain-containing protein; its protein translation is MSKPFSQACENNKNHILKALQPALQNAVSVLEIGSGTGQHSVFFAKKLPYLQWYTSDREVNHQGIKLWHDEVQLANLHPPLLLDLNDPWPVNKVDAIYTANTFHIVSWELITRFFAGVNQHLNQQGVVCIYGPFKYKGEFTSPSNDEFNSLLQSRDPLSGIRDFEAIEQLAVQSGLKLLSDTAMPANNQLLIFKRQ
- a CDS encoding GNAT family N-acetyltransferase, giving the protein MSHFSHQWFNSINQVDATQWHQFFGDDPFTQHAFLYALEQSQCVSAKAGWQPHHLAVYDGDKLIALAPGYLKAHSYGEYVFDWAWAEAYEKNGLDYYPKWLCGIPFSPIEGQRIGIMHSNPKLVYKYITEQLNSHCAEQTWSGWHVNFCDKAQAIHLYDTGAMRRTGVQFQWFNNNFKDFDDFLKTFNARKRKAVKKERAKITQQNISIEWLKGEQITTATMQLFCEFYQRTYLKRSGHLGYLNSEFFSLLHALMADKLLIMLAKRDQHVIAATLSLIGDNTLYGRYWGASEEIDSLHFELCYYQGIDYAIKHNIQCFNAGAQGEHKIARGFQPITTYSAHHIVHPDFNNAIADYLERECQHIDIYKQQCSTLLPFKNE
- a CDS encoding ATP-binding protein gives rise to the protein MKIFGSTSSSFVFYISFAVAYFITGKLLTNFAFQSQVIPIWLPAGIALVGCFIWWWRFIPALFIASVAFNLSTGDNVITDQVLIGNTLEQVLLIGFGAVLQGMIGAALLKYWLGHPLYLKKRQSIIYFIFVVGIVVSLISANIGVYALSQFNPAYSIENHWENVIFWWLGDSLGVLIATPFLLALLQPKFKRQYVTPLPTIAVCSVLFISVALTTKLYNQETYSNSIQIAKRETSIIENSLLSNLNLSQITVQSLASQIQSTPTLSRQEFNSYSAQLLAEHSFIKAFSWNRKIDPAQVSFLNKQLDEIYNAYSFDPSIKGAPLSNNDPLVVITYIAPFTENQSAIGFNLNSRKDRRETLLDPRIKIRPIGTKIIQLVQTQQPEPAYLLFAPVYQQNNEIASIKGYATGVFLVKNILAQSLTQAQNKMFNIAIYEANATSPFYSNTENVPTKSNKLTTIKIDFAGQTWFVDLTIKDEFLPHQTNNMTLFLLILQVIVSSLILLILMLFNNQHLALSRLVAERTRSLVKAKKQSDLANQAKSRFLANMSHEIRTPLNAVIGFSTLAKSEDSPETLTGYLNKINLASKSLLSLINDVLDISKIESQKLTLEVAPFDLNALLARISSMFEQSAEQKGISWKVDNQLPTDLWFEGDVMRIEQILLNLCSNAIKFTYEGEVSISAYSKEISDKRRQVILAIKDSGIGISASEQSTLFDAFTQADSSTSRKFGGTGLGLAIAKELSLLMSGDISVQSESGKGSTFTLSVELNTCDAQQVTTKHTQQHVDLSKLKILVAEDNSVNQLVIKAMLSSLGITPTLVENGELAVEQVKIHDFDLVLMDCQMPVMDGYQATALIRKTKSAEQLPVIALTADVMPEDKANAFAIGFNEHLAKPLELDKLTQCLSQYIEQDEP
- a CDS encoding Lrp/AsnC family transcriptional regulator, translated to MLDNKDQQLLVALQSQARMSVSELANTINLSDTPTLRRIKKLEQEQVIIGYHAAINPKSLNLNVLVYAFVRLCQNSVSAAQQFEQHVEKLPHVLECSVISGSHDYLLKIISHDLESYEQFVKHQLGSLSCIANIESTVVLKQSFSKKQLPL
- a CDS encoding monodechloroaminopyrrolnitrin synthase PrnB family protein, with translation MSSYTAKFDNWIRSEFVALNSQLEELYWQQADKANVEGIGDNLKQTLKEQGNALISDLLAEGNTDEGFDSAFDLLGNVGLFMAACRRHEITEPSRESSSPLIEASALAMHIGASIGVTPRFATAHLTTHNKAINGTYKRFTNLDDETLFLDYNTQGILAYKRASDALLKILPLGISHPVTAELLEVVKTALIDVIASNNALYTQLDTERFFNCVRPYYKPYRVGKEAYRGANAGDFAGINVIDMLLGLCSANEPSYSQMLVDKFLYMMPEDQQILREAMRMQSFMDDFLKAEQYKHTEWFQKHGKLFLQVCKLHGDTAIGHHNQLVEKFIAQPSQQMQQQHIGKVTASGPPLPVLLDSLAKLRDRRAAAKRDDINTRFNDLNMLKQWIN
- a CDS encoding aminotransferase class V-fold PLP-dependent enzyme; protein product: MGNNDFCMPHGCYLLSHSVGRPLKSTLENATEHFFTPWQESAKEPWQQWLPAIEKFTGALGRLFNAPSEQFCPQVNLSSGLTKLLMSHPVFNKPQCTVLMAQADFPSMGFVMQKALPACATIRYIPEHEDLSDRQVWRRYLTPEIDGVFVSHVYSNTGVQAPLNDIVALSKVTNTLSIIDVAQSAGVIPVDLTALNADFMIGSSVKWLCGGPGAAYLWVNPKQITQCEPKDVGWFSHQNPFEFDITHFQYNAKTLRFWGGTPSILPYVIAANSIEYIAQFGVDNVRSHNLALLTLIQQQLATFLVSPNDKEQCSGTAILDFAEHQQTVLAVLEAANISVDVRKLGIRISPHIYNTASEIQTFIATVKKAVKAAD
- a CDS encoding DUF4124 domain-containing protein — protein: MTKLILLLCCLGACTVSTASEVTIYKCTIKGVPTFSQTPCAKDAQVITLKNVNIMQTNASKPENTPVTDTSVDDYLEMQQIERDIVQLELKIKQYQQEYAQKKQQVGYMTQDKANRLGADSIADAIATETAALKQRFDPQIKQAQQQIAALTQKKQQLSQQP